The nucleotide sequence TCTGTAAGATATGCCCGTCCGGCTCCTAGCGCAGGGGTACCTACAAAATTTGCCGGCAGCTCACTGGGATCAATCAAAGCAAGTATGTCCTGATATGAGCCTACATCTATTTCAACATTGTTTTCACTGCCTATTCTTGCCCAGGAAGTAGGTATTTCGACCATAACAATATTCTGATTTCCTGGCAAATCCTTTATTAGGCTTCCATCATTATGCCATTCAATGGTTTCACCATTGATATCGCACGGGGTAAGCTCACCATTTGATAGTTTGACTATGGAAGCAGCGCATTGATCACCATCATTATACTTGGGGTCTATGACAGGGCGCCAGTCTACAGCCCATGCCATTGGATCAGTGCACCATACCCGTTTTCCCGTATTGGAATAGACATTGCTGTTTGTAATCTCAAAGAAGTACAGGTATATCTTTTCATCCTCCATATTAAGTTTATCGACGGGGAGCAGCCACAAATCCTGGTACTCGGGATGAGGGGACAGTTCAGTTTCGGACAGCACTTTGAAAGTGCAGGGATTTCCAGCTCTGAATTCTCCTAAAATAAGTTTGGGAGGGATATCGGTATTAGCCGGTCTCCATAGTACAAAGCTCTTTTTTCTAATGCTAAAAATATCAGTTTGCAAGCAAACCATCTCCTTTACATAACAAATATGTATTTTCCATATTTGATAATTTGGCCTAAATTAAGGAGTAATATGTACTTTTATTACAAGTCATAAACTTATCTTCCGCTGCTCACCATGTTCCGGATGATATCGCTAAGCCTTCATTAGCGGCATTTTTCTGTGAAAATTAAAGATAAAATGGAAATATATCCCTGATTTATCTGCATACAGCTTTATAGGGCTGACCATAATAATGGATAGACTAAATACTCGTGAAACAATAAATCATTGGAGGGATATCATATGAGAATCCGCTAAAAGGTAAGCTTAGTTCAATCTTATCAGGAGGAATAAAAATGTTTACAGTAATAGATCTTGTTCCAAATGCATTTCTAGATATGAGCAGGGCAACAGCAATCAGTTCTAATGGCATTGTTGTAGGTACAGATTTTGGTACCGGATTTGTTTGGACTCCTAATCAACCGAATGGTTCTGATGGCTCGGTTCAATCGCTTCCCACAGACATATCTCCTGCAGCCCGCCCGGTAGCCAGTGCAACACCAATGGCAGTAAATGCGAATGGCATGGTTGTCGGGGGGTGCAAGACTGTCGATATGAATGGTGCAGACGTTGACCGGGCATTCAGTTTAGTACAGGGTGGAATCCTCGTAGATCTTGGGACTTTTGTGCCTGATCCTTCAAACCCGGGCCATTTCCTTGGCAACAGCGAGGCAAGGGGAGTAAATGATGCAGGTCAGATAGTTGGTTGGGCGGAGGATGCTAACGGGATACGACGGGCATTCCTGTTTGATCCTATCACAAGGAAAATGAAAGATATTTCAGAGCTGCATGCTTGGAATCTTCCTTCTGGGACGCCAGATCCGAGTGTGGCAACTGCTATCAATAATGCGGGGGATATTGTGGGGAGCGCAACTTTCATTGACTCAGCAAACAACGTCCTTCAGCAGGCCTTTATAAGACAAGTAGGTGCAACTACCCTGACCGGTCTTGGTACACTGCTACCTGATCCGGTATATGCAGGACTTTTCTACGGCAATAGCATTGCTCTTGCCTTGAATAGTGCCGCATTGGTTGTTGGTCATAGCGATGCACTTCCACCTGCGATTATGCTGGGTGCCATCTTCTCGACACCGAATATACCATTCGGGCCATTGCCTAACCAGGCACTTGGCGTCAATCGCGGAACAGATGCGGATCAGATAGTAGGACATTTTTGGTCCAACCCTGACGCTCCGGTAATGTCTGGATTTGTTGCGGATTTGAACAGCGGGATGGTTGACCTTAATACACGGTTGACAACTTCAGGATGGCGGATCGAGAGTGCGACAGGAATAAATGATTTCGGTCAAATCTGCGGATATGGGACACATGACACATTGGGTGGTCCTCGTGCAGTCTTGCTTGCACCTTGAGAAATAGGATACGGCTGATATTCCTATACGATTGGGCTATCTGCATACAACTCAGTAGTACTGGCCATAATAGTAGATGTATAAAGTGTCAGTGAAGCATTAGTTTACGGGAGGAAGGTAATATGGAGCAGGTTCGCAGGAAAGAGTTCAATGACGAAGAAATAGGGATGGGCTTTAATAGTGAGTCAGGGCTGGCTATCGGTACCGCTTTAGAAGGTTTTACCGTTACGGCGGACCCTGTAGCGCCCGGTCAGGAGGTTGATGCGGAAATCACCACCATAAACTCTCATGAAGAACTTATGGAAAGCTTGGGAATGTCATTCGAAGCCCAAGGCAGATACGGTTTTTTTTCGGGCTCTGCTAAGGCAAAGTTTGCATCAACGTCAAGCTATAACTCTACATCTACTTTCTTGGTAGCACGCTGTATTGTCAAAAATCCGTTTAAACGAGGGAAAAATTTTCGTGTTACATCTGAGGCAAGAGCACTACTTGACTCACTCCGTTTTGATGAGTTTAAGACGGCTTTCGGCGATAGTTTTGTACGAGGGCTCCAAACGGGGGGAGAATTTTATGCTGTCATCAGAATCACATCCGTGTCGAGTACAAAGCAGACTGAGCTAGCAGCAACACTGCAGGCAGCTTTTAGCGGTTTGGTTACTGCCGCAGACTTTAAAGCTCAGTATTCTGAGGCTAATACAAGCATAAGCACCAGATCTGAGTATCAGGCCAGGATGTTTCAGAGGGCTGGCAGTGGGCTGCAAATCTCTCCAACTGTTGAAATCAGCGAAGTAATTACCCGGTACAAAAACTTTCCGGAGATAGCAAGAACAAGTGCGTTTGCGTATGAAACGGAAATTGCAACCTATGACACACTGCCGCTCCCTATCCCCACACAGGAAGAACAGGAAAATTTCCTTTTTGCTCTGCGTGATGCACGGGAGAAAAAGCTATACTACATCCAAAAAAGAAATGATTTGGAATTCGCACTTAGAAATCCTGCATTTTTTGAGAATCTTCCTTCGTATGACGTTCTTTCAAATGCTATAAGTATATATACAAAATTGATGAATGCGGTCATGGATCACGCCGTTAAACTCTCCCGGGGTGAAATAAAACCTCCCAGAGTTTTCGATCCAAGTACACTTTCACCGGCGATAAATGAACCTGCACCGATTCAGCTCAAGAGAGCTACACCACCTGTAATTCCTACTATTCGTGTGCCTAACATGACTGGCGTATATGCCGGAGAAATTGATGAAGCTCAAATATGCCTTCAGTACGGTAATGTTGATCAATGCCTGGCAGGGACTGTGTTTACAGGTTATGATGGCGAACCCATGCCAATTCATGCTTCTCCGGAGGTCGCAAAATTTATCGCTTTGGAGCGGCAAGGAAAGGTGAGGTTTACTTATACTCCCGAAGGCAATATACCTGAGTATTGGGCTTGCGATGGACAGTTCCCGTCTGCCGGGACACTTGTCCCAAATGGAACAGAGATCGTACTACATTTCGTATGTGCAGCACCGCCACCAAATTGTGATTAGAGAAGGATAGAATTTCACGCGGCTTAAATTGAATTCTTTCACATATGCAACATTGTTACACAACCCGTATGTCGTATTTCACTGCCTGTTTCTGGTGGATTATGTAATCCTTAAATGATCTTAGGCTTTTTGATTAAATTGGAATGGCAACTATATGTGAAAAAGAACTACATTTCTGAAAACCTTGTACTACTTTCCTGAAAAAATCACCGTAAAATATTTTATAGGATAACTGTTGACACTGTATATATACAGTGGTAAAGTGTGTATATAATAGTATGCACAGTAATTACTGGCGAGAGGTGATAACTTGTTTATTGCGCTTTCAAACAGCGATCCGGCTCCGCTGTATGAACAAATAAAAAAACAGGTCATTGAGCAGATAATGAATGGTAAGCTGTCGCCCGGACAGGACTTACCTTCCATTAGGGCTCTGGCCAAAGAACTGGAGATAAGCGTCATAACCATAAAAAAGGCTTATGAAGACTTGGAAGCAGCAGGCTATATAGTGACAAGGCCAGGCAAAGGCTCTTGTGTAGCGGAATCCGGTTCGGAATTTGTAAAGGAAATGAAGCTCAGAAACATACAGGAAAACTTCGAAAAGGGAATTAGTGAATGCAGGTCTTTAGGTATGGAGGATGAGGAAATCATTAAGTCCTTCAGAATTATTCTTGAAGAAAACATGTAAGCGTAAGAAGAGGTGTTTGATTATGAATGATAGTATATTGAACATTGCCGGCCTGACAAAGAAATATGACAGGTTTTCACTGAAGGATGTGTCTTTCAGTATACCAAGAGGCTATATAATGGGATTTGTAGGGCAAAACGGAGCGGGTAAAAGTACAACTATCAAGTGTATTATGAATCTTATAGAATATGAAAAAGGAAGTATTCAGGTGATGGGGATGGACAACAGGGTTCATTTCATGGAGATTAGAAACCGTATAGGGTATGTTAGCGAGGATGTCTATTTTTACGAAGAGATGACAGTTGAGTGGACGGGTGAGTTTTTTGGGAGCTTTTATTCTGGTTGGGATAAAAAACATTTCTACGAATTGCTTCACGCATTTAAGATTGATAAAAGAAAGAAAATCAAAGAGCTTTCAAAAGGGATGAAAATGAAGCTTTCCTTAGCGCTTGCCCTTTCGCATAAAGCCGAATTGCTCATACTCGATGAGCCTACTTCAGGCCTCGATCCTGTAGTAAGAAGCGAGATACTCGAAATATTTATGAACATAATACAGGACGAAAACTGTTCAATACTCTTTTCTTCACATATTACTACGGATATTGAGAAAGTAGCGGATTTTGTTACTGTTATTGATGACGGTCGTATCATTTTGAGTGATGAAAAGGATAATATTTTAAACAACTGGAAAGTAATCAAAGCTGAAAACAGTTTTCTTAACGAGCATATTGAAAAAAGTCTTATAGGTATGAAAAAGGGTGAATTCGGTTTTAGCGGTGTAACCGATGATGTTGGGAGATTCTCAGCAGACTTCAAAAAGCAGAATCCCCATGGGACGTTTAAAAGTGAGAAAATAACACTTGATGAGCTTCTTGTCAGATTTGTAAGGGATGGTGAGAATTGTGCTTAAACTTATAATTAAGGATTTTTCCATTCAGAAAAAAACTATTAAGAGATACCTGATAAGTGCACTGTTTCTTTCAGTATTCTTCTGGTTTACAGATATGAGGCAGATGGCCTTCAGTATGGCTATGTTTCCTTTGATATATGGTTTTATGAACGGAGCTCTTTATGAAGATGAGAAAAGCAATACACTAAGGCTGCTGGCGTCGCTTCCTATAAAAAAGGAAATCATCGTATATGCCAGGTATACAAGTGTAGCGCTGGTAACAGTGGGTTCGGCGATTATTTTCATGATACTGAACTGTTTTGTCTTAGTAAAACTTTTACCACCAGGAGACAATTCTCTGGACGGAAGTATATTTGTCATAATCACTGTGCTTTTAGTGTTTATGGTTTTAGTATCTTTCTACCTGCCAATGGCATTTAAAATGGGGTACATAAAGGCAGCAGGCATAAACAGATTTGTGATGCTGGGGTTATTTGGTGCTTTTACTGCTTTGATATCAGTGCTTGGAGGTTTGAAAAAGGATGGAACAGTTCCTGATGAAATGACAAAAGTCTTGGAACTGCTGGAAAAGTCCGGACCTGTTGCTGTTATTGGAATTTTCGGTTTGATAGTATTGCTGGCTTATTTAGCTTCAATGAAGCTTTCTGTAAAATTTTTTAAATCCAGAAATTTATTTTAGTACTTGATAGGCGGTTTATGAATAAATACGGTCATGTTTATACGAGGAGATGTTTTATGACTAAATCGGGAGATTTGTTATTAAGTTCAGGCATTTTGATATTTATACTTGTTAGCATTAATATAGTTTTAAAAATCATTCCCACAAGCAGCCCGGTCAATTTGCTGCTTGTGGTGACTGCAATAATACTTACCGGTATTGGGGCAGGTATAAAGAAAATGTCCCTTTAATTCGCTTTGTCAACCTTATCTTTAATTTCCTTTATTATATTATTTTTTTCTGCGCCATCTTTAAATAACTTATTATCTTTATATATTTTTGCTTTATCATCCTTGAAATCAATTCTCCCTTGTATTGGATTTAATAGTGAATATGGCATTCCATGTATAATATCTTCATAACTCTGTAGAAAGAAAACGTGTTCACCCTTTTCTTTAAAATAGCCTCCATTTTTAATTATCTCTTCATCAGCAATACCATTTTCATCTCCACGTTGCTTAACCTTTACTATGTCATCCTTTTTTATGTTTCCCTTTATAACTTCCTTTACCTTTACTTCGGAAACAGTATATGTCAGTAGGTCTTGTTCCCTATTTAGTTTAGCCTTTTCCTTGTCTAGGTTTATATTGATTTTTTCAGCCTTGTTTGTTTTAACTACATCCCCAAGTATAATAATATCTGAATTTTGTATGATTGATTCAACATCGGGATAATATGGATAGTCTCCGCTAATCATTGTTCTTGTTCCGCATCCAGTAAGGTTGAGCAGAGATAAAATAATTCCA is from Clostridia bacterium and encodes:
- a CDS encoding ABC-2 transporter permease, which gives rise to MLKLIIKDFSIQKKTIKRYLISALFLSVFFWFTDMRQMAFSMAMFPLIYGFMNGALYEDEKSNTLRLLASLPIKKEIIVYARYTSVALVTVGSAIIFMILNCFVLVKLLPPGDNSLDGSIFVIITVLLVFMVLVSFYLPMAFKMGYIKAAGINRFVMLGLFGAFTALISVLGGLKKDGTVPDEMTKVLELLEKSGPVAVIGIFGLIVLLAYLASMKLSVKFFKSRNLF
- a CDS encoding ABC transporter ATP-binding protein, encoding MNDSILNIAGLTKKYDRFSLKDVSFSIPRGYIMGFVGQNGAGKSTTIKCIMNLIEYEKGSIQVMGMDNRVHFMEIRNRIGYVSEDVYFYEEMTVEWTGEFFGSFYSGWDKKHFYELLHAFKIDKRKKIKELSKGMKMKLSLALALSHKAELLILDEPTSGLDPVVRSEILEIFMNIIQDENCSILFSSHITTDIEKVADFVTVIDDGRIILSDEKDNILNNWKVIKAENSFLNEHIEKSLIGMKKGEFGFSGVTDDVGRFSADFKKQNPHGTFKSEKITLDELLVRFVRDGENCA
- a CDS encoding DUF3466 family protein yields the protein MFTVIDLVPNAFLDMSRATAISSNGIVVGTDFGTGFVWTPNQPNGSDGSVQSLPTDISPAARPVASATPMAVNANGMVVGGCKTVDMNGADVDRAFSLVQGGILVDLGTFVPDPSNPGHFLGNSEARGVNDAGQIVGWAEDANGIRRAFLFDPITRKMKDISELHAWNLPSGTPDPSVATAINNAGDIVGSATFIDSANNVLQQAFIRQVGATTLTGLGTLLPDPVYAGLFYGNSIALALNSAALVVGHSDALPPAIMLGAIFSTPNIPFGPLPNQALGVNRGTDADQIVGHFWSNPDAPVMSGFVADLNSGMVDLNTRLTTSGWRIESATGINDFGQICGYGTHDTLGGPRAVLLAP
- a CDS encoding GntR family transcriptional regulator, which gives rise to MFIALSNSDPAPLYEQIKKQVIEQIMNGKLSPGQDLPSIRALAKELEISVITIKKAYEDLEAAGYIVTRPGKGSCVAESGSEFVKEMKLRNIQENFEKGISECRSLGMEDEEIIKSFRIILEENM